Below is a genomic region from Rubrobacter calidifluminis.
GAGGTACGCCAGGAGATAGAGCGCACGCTCCAGTTCTTCGAGAAGCCCCTGATCTCCGCCACGCTCGACGTCTACCGCGAACTCGACGACGAGCTGGCCCGGCGGTACCCCGGCGAGGAGTTCGATATCAGCCGGGTGCTGGAGTTCGGATCCTGGGTCGGCGGGGACCAGGACGGCAACCCGATGGTCCGTCCGGAGACCCTGCTCGAGGCACTCGAGATGCAGCGGAGGCTCGTCCTGCACAGGCACCTGGAAGACGTCCGGGCGCTCGCCGACCATCTGAGCCAGTCAGCCAGGTTCTGCAAGGTTTCGCCGGAGCTCCGGCGGTCGCTGCGCCGGGACGAGGAGAGGCTCCCGGGACTCGCCGGATGTTCCCGGGAGGCAGACCCGGAAGAGATCTACCGGCGCAAGCTACTCAACGTGGCGGCCCGACTGCAGAAGACGCTGGAAGAACCCGGTTCACCGGAGGCCTACGCCGGGGCCAGCGAGCTCCTGGAGGAGCTGGACGTCATCCGGCGCAGCCTGCTCGCCGGCGGTGACGAGAGGGCCGCCTCGGGGAGGCTAAAAGACCTGATGCGGCAGGTGGAGGTCTTCGGGTTCCACCTGGCGAAGCTCGACGTCCGGCAGGAGAGCTCGCGGCTCGTGCGGGCGGCCTCGGAGATAGCGCAACGCCTCGGGGCGGGAGATCTCCTCACGCTCGAGGAGGAAGAGCGCTGTTCGCTGCTGCGCTTCCTCATAAGCCGCGGGGAACTGCCAGGGAGGTTGGAGGGGCTCTCCCCGGAGGCTTCGGAGGTCTTCGAGACGTTCACGAGCATCAGAAAGGCGCAGGAAGAGTTCTCCGGGCGCCCGGTCGAAAACTTCGTCCTGAGCATGGCCCACCACACGAGCGACGTGCTCGCCGTCCAGTTCCTCGCCCGGCTCGCCGGGCTCATCGACGTCTCCACAGACGGCGGGTGTGCAAGGAGCAGAATCCGGGTCTCCCCCCTCTTCGAGACGATCGACGACCTCGAGCGTGCCCCGGAGGTGCTGGACGCGCTGCTCTCCGACCCCTTCTATCGCTCCTCGGTGGAGAGGGACGGCAACCTGCAGGAGGTGATGCTCGGTTACAGCGACTCGGGCAAGGACGCTGGCTACATCACCAGCAACTGGGCGCTCTACCGGGCCCAGCAGCGGCTGGCCGAGGTAGCCCGCGAGCACGGGGTCGTCCTGCGGCTCTTCCACGGGCGCGGAGGCTCGGTGGGCCGCGGAGGAGGTCCGAGCTACGAGGCCATAAAGGCCCAGCCACCGGGAACCATCGGGGGAAACATCAGGATCACCGAGCAGGGGGAGGTGATCTCCTTCAAATACAGCATGCAGGGCCTCGCCCGGCGCAACCTGGACACCATCCTAGCCGCCGTGCTGGAGGCGGGCGCCGGGCAGGATGCTCCCGGACCCGAGGAAGAGTGGGTGCGGGCGATGGAAGAGATCTCGGCCCGCTCGCGGGAAGTCTACCGGGCGCTAGTATACGGCGACGAGGGGTTTTTGGAATTCTTCTCCGCGACCACCCCCATAAACGAGCTCTCGCTCTTCAACATCGGGAGCCGCCCGGCCCGGAGGGCATCCCGCCCGGACGTCGAGAGCCTGCGCGCCATACCGTGGGTGTTCGCCTGGACGCAAAACCGGCTCCTGCTCCCCTCCTGGTACGGGGCGGGAACGGCCCTCTCGGAACACGCAGGCGGGGACGGCGGGCTGCGCATGCTGCGCCGGATGTACGACGGGTGGCCCTTCTTCAAGACCCTCATCGACTTCATGCAGATGACGCTCGCGAAGAGCGACCTGCGCATCGCCGAAGGATACACCTCGCTCCTCACCGACGAAGAACTGCGCCGGAGGCTCTGGGATCGCATCGCCGCCGAGCACGCGGCGTGCGTGCGGTCGGTCCTCGCCATAACCCGAAACGAGAACCTCCTGGACAACAACCCGGTGCTGCAGCGCTCGATCCGGCTGCGCAACCCCTACGTCGATCCGATCTCACGGGTGCAGATCAACCTGCTCCGCCGGCTGCGCTCTCTTCCCGAAGACTCCGGGGAACGTGAGGCGGTGACCAGGGCTCTGCTCTTCACGATCTCCGGCATCTCCTCCGGGATGCTGAACACCGGCTGATCCGCGCCCCTCGCCAGTCCGGCGGGAGACGCAGACGCGCGCAAACCGTATAACTTCCATGGTACGAGATCCGGGAGGCTTCGGATGAAACACGCCACTCTCGTCGCGCTCGGGGCCCTGGCCCTGCTCCTGCTGCTGGCCGGCTGCGGAGGGGCGTCCGGCGGCAAGGAGAACACCGGCAGATCCGTCACGATCTCGGCGCGGAGCACGAGCCGGTTCGGGGACATCCTGACCGGCCCGAACGGTCACACCCTCTACGTCTTCGGCGCCGACCGCGGTGGCAGACCCACCTGTTACGGGAGCTGCGCCAAAGCCTGGCCCCCGCTCATCACGCGAGGGGCTCCCTCCGCCGGATCGGGCATCCCGGCGAGCAAGCTCGGGACGATCCGGCGCCACGACGGCAGCCTGCAGGTCACCTACGCGGGGCACCCACTTTACTACTACTCTGCCGACCGGGCTCCGGGAGATGTCAGGGGCGTTGGCCGGCGCAGCTTCGGCGGCCGGTGGTACATGGTCTCCCAGACCGGGCTCAGGGTCGGGGGCTGATCAGCCGAAGTCCGGGTCGCTGCGCGGCACGAAGATCCGCTCGTAGAGCGAGAGGGCGTAGCGGTCGGTCATCCCCGCGACGAAGTCCGTCGTCTCGGTGATCGGGTCCGGGTCGCTCTTCGCGCGCTCCTCGGGGTGCTCCAGGTAGTACTCGAAGAGGGCGCGCACCACCCCCCCGGCCTTCTCGTTCTCCCGCGAGCGCGGGTTGCGGTAGACGTTCTCGAACAGCCACGCCCGAAGCTGCATGAAGGGCTCGTATATCCGCTCGGAGAGCGCTATCTCCCCCCGCTCTTCGGAGGTCCGGATCAGATCGCGCACCAGCGTGTCTATCCGGACGCTCATCCTCTCCCCGAGAACCTCGAGCGGCCGGCGCGGCAGCTCCTCGGCGCGGATGACCCCGGCCCGCAGCGCGTCGTCCACGTCGTGGTTGACGTAGGCGATCCTGTCGGCGAAGTGTATGATCCTGCCCTCCAGCGTCGCGGGGTTCCCCTCCGCGGTGTGGTTGAGTATCCCGTCGCGCACCTCGAAGGTGAGGTTGAGCCCCCGGCCGTCCTTCTCGAGCACGTCCACCACCCGCAACGAGTGCTCGTTGTGCCTGAAGGAACGCCCGTAGGAGGCGAGTATCCCGTCGAGCGCGTACTCGCCGGTGTGCCCGAACGGGGTGTGCCCCAGGTCGTGGCCGAGCGCGATCGCCTCGGTGAGATCCTCGTTGAGCCCGAGCGCCCGGGCGACGGTGCGTGAGATCTGCATCATCTCCAGCGTGTGGGTGAGCCGGGTGCGGAAGTGGTCCCCGTCAGGCGCGATGAAGACCTGGGTCTTGTGCATCAGGCGCCGGAACGCCTTGGCGTGGATGATCCTGTCGCGGTCGCGCTGGAACTCGTTGCGGATGCCGTCCGGCGGCTCGGGCCGGAGTCGCCCGGAGCTGGCCGGGCACGCCCTGAGAACCTTCTCTCCCCTCATGCCGGACGCCGCAGCGCGCGCTCCATGGAAAAGACCCCCGGCGCGTGCGCGCGCACGTGCGCGCGCACGGCCCGCAGGACGCTCTCCTCGACCCTCCCTTCGACCGCGGCCAGCCTCATCGGCCCGGCGAGGAGAGAGGCGAGCGCCCGACCGGCCCCCGGGGCGAGCGCGAAGGCGTCCCCGACCCCCCGCGCGCACGCCTCGCAGAGCACCCCGCCGAGTTCCGGGGAGTAGCGCGCCACCTCCCCGACCTCCTCTCCGCAGACGCCACAGGCGTCGAGCCGGGGAGCATACCCCGCGAGAGATGCGAGCTTGAGCCCGAACGCCGCCTCCACGGCCCCGAAGCCGCCCTCCCTGCCCTCCAGCGCCTCCAGCGCGTGGAAGAGCAGGTTGAAGACCCTCCGGTCCGCCTCGCCGCCGGCGAGCGCGCGCACGGTGCGCACCATCCTCCCCGCCGCCTCGAAGCGGGCGAGGTCCTCCTTGACCCCGCGGAAGCTCCGCAGCGTCTCGACCTGGGTGATCGTATCCAGCGTACGGCCCCGGTAGGCCATGAACTCCACGCAGCACAACGGTTCGAGCCGCCCCCCGAAGCGGGAGCGCGGGCGGCGCACCCCCTTGGCGATCGCCGAGACCATGCCCCCGTCGGCGGTGTAGAGGTCCAGGATGCGGTCTGCCTCGCCGTAGCGCATGGAGCGGAGGACGATCCCCCTACTCCTGTAGACCGCCATCCTCCGCCTCCTTCATGACCTGCACGCTGCGGCTCATCCCGAGACGCGAGGCCCCGGCGTTGAGCATCTCGAGCGCCTGCTCCAGGCTCGAGATGCCGCCCGAAGCCTTGACCGCGAGCCCCTCCGGGGCCTCCTCCCTGAGCAGCGCCACGTCCTTCGCGCTGGCCCCCGCCGGCCCGAAGCCGGTCGAGGTCTTGACGAAGTCCGCCCCGCTGGCCGCGATCATCTGCACCGCCAGGCGCTTCATCTCGTCCGTGAGGTAGGCGGTCTCTATTATCACTTTGAGGACGGCGTCGTTGAGACCGTTGTTCATCGCGACGACGCTGACCTCCTGCGTGAGGCTGGAGAGCTCCTCCGCGACGTAGGAGAAATCCCCCGAGAGGAAGCGGGAGATGTTCATCACCACGTCGACCTCGGAGGCGCCCCCGGAGATCGCGTCGCGCACCGCCGCCTGCTTGACCCGCGTCACGTCCGCCCCGAACGGGAACGAGACCACCGTCCCGACCTTCACGTCGGTCCCGCGCAGCTCCCGCGCGGCCAGCCTGACGTAACAGGGAGGCACGCAGACGCTCGCGAAGTGGTGCTCGACCGCCTCCTGACACAACCGCACGATCTCCTTCTCGGTGGCGTCCGGCCTGAGGAGGGTGTGGTCTATGGTCTTCGCAAACTCCCGCACCCTCATCGCCAAGAACGCACCTCCCTCACACGCTCCACGACCGCCATTATAACCCCAGCCTCTCGAGAAACTTCGGATCGCGCCGCCACCCCGGCGTCACCCTGACCTTGAGGTCGAGGTATATTCTGGTGCCGAGCAGCCGTTCGACCTCCTGACGCGCCTCGGTCCCTATCCGCTTTATGGTGCGGCCTTTTTCGCCGAGCACGATCATGCGCTGGGAGGGACGCTCGACGTGGAGGATGGCGTAGATGACGGTCACGTTCTCCTTGCGCTCGACCTCCTCTATCTCGACCGCGACGGCGTGCGGGACCTCCTCGCGCAGGACGTTGAGGGCCTTCTCGCGGATGTACTCGGCGATGATCATGGACTCCGGGTAGTCGGTGACCTGCCCCTCCGGGAAGTAGAGCGGCCCCTCGGGCAGAAGCTCGACTATCGCGCTCTCGAGCGGCCCCAGGTTCAGCCCGCTCACGGCGCTGGTCATGAAGACGTCGCGCCACCCGCCCAAACCTTCGACCTCCTCGACGACGGGCAGGGCGTCGTCCCGGCGCCTGAGGAGGTCGACCTTGTTGACGCAGGCGATCGCCGGGGTGCCGGAGTGCGCGATGAGGTCCGCCACGTAGCGGTCCCCGCGCCCTATCTCCTGGGTCGCGTCGACGAGGAACAGGATCGCATCGGACTCCGAGAGGCTCGCGACGACCCGCTCCTGCATCCGGGCGCGCAGCGCATCGCGCGGCTTCTGCGAGCCCGGGGTGTCGACGAAGACGATCTGGTACCCGGGACCGTTCTTCACGCCGCGTATCGAGCTGCGGGTGGTCTGGGGACGCGGCGAGGTGATCGAAACCTTCGCCCCCACCAGCCGGTTGACGAGCGTGGACTTCCCCACGTTGGGCCGCCCGACGACCGCGACGAACCCGCTCCTGAAACCCTCTCCACCCTGCACTACAGATCCTCCGGCCCGAACGCGTGCGGCAGTATCTCCCCGAAAGGATACGCCACCGCCCGCCCGTCCTCCTCCACCACCACCTCCCGGCAGCCGAACTCCAGGAGCACCTGCCGGCAGGCCCCGCACGGGAAGCACGGCGCCGCACCGGACCCCGCGACCGCGACGGCGGAGATCTCACGCTCCCCCGACGCCACCATCGCGCAGACCGCCCCCCGCTCGGCGCAGATGGCGAGCCCGTAGGAGGCGTTCTCGACGTTGCAGCCCGTGTACACGCGCCCCGACCCCGAGAGCACCGCCGCCCCCACCCGGAAGCCGCTGTAGGGGGCGTAGGCCCGCTCCGACGCCTCACGCGCCGCCCGAAGGAGCTCCTCTCTCCTCTGTGCGCTCACAACAGCTGGAACACCGCCACGCTCACCAGCCCACCCAGAACCGCTCCCGCCACCACCTGATAGACGCTGTGGATCCCACCCTCCACCCGGCTCTGGCACACCAGGAGCGCCATGACGAGCGCGATGAGGGAAACGATGCCGCCGTGCGGCCCGCGGGCCGCCGTGAAGCTCACCGCGACCCAGCCCCCGAAGGCCACCGCCGCGTGCCCCGAGGGCATCCCCCCGGCGAACGCGCTGGGCGCGTGGGTGATCGCCTTCACCAGCAGCACCAACAGTACCACCAGGCCGAGTGCGATGAGCGTCAGGCTCGCCGGCGAGCGGCGCACGGTCTCTATGACGTGCAGCGTCGGCGGCCCGAGCCTGCTCGCGAGCACCAGGTACCCGACCAGCACCGCGCCGATGCTGGAGACCAGCACCGCCCCGGCCGCGACGTCCTTGGCCAGCTTGGCCAGCGGATGATACTCCTCGGTCACCAGGTCCACGGCGAACTCCATCGCCGTGTTCAGCAGCTCCGTCACCAGGACGAACATTATCGCCAGGATCAGAGCCACCAGCTCTAGCGCGCTCACCCCCACCAGCAGCCCCACCACGAGCACCACCACCGCCGCGGTGACGTGGATGCGCATGTTGCGCTGCGTGCGCACCGCGTAAACCAGCCCCTGATAGGCGTGCTCAAAGCTGCGGCTCATCTTCTGCTGCCGCCTCTTTCCGCGCTCAGCCTCGCGCCCCGCCGGCATCCTCGATCACCTCCGCCTGCACCCGGGCCATCTCGCTCCCCTCGAAATCCTCCCCGTGGTCCATTCCGGCCAGATGCAGCGCCCCGTGCACCACCAGCTCCTCCACCCCCATCTCCGGGCTCGCACACTCCGGACAGATCACGACCTCCCCCACCATCTCCCCGTACGGCCCGTCCAGCTCGAAGCTGAGGACGTCCGTCGGAGCATCCTTTCTTCTAAACTTCAGGTTTAGATCGTGGATGGTCGCGGCGTCGACCAGGACCACCGAGACCTCGCCCATACGCTCCGGATCGAAGCCGCACCGCCGGAACGCCGCCACGCACAGCTCCGTCGCCCGCTCCTCCGAGAGGAGCCCGCAGCCTACCTCATCCAGCACCTCTACTGTGAACCTGCGATTCATATTCAGCCAGTATGTTTCGTAGGTTCAGGTTTAGGTTTACCCGGTGGCAGGGCCTCGGGGTACTCGATACGGGGGCCGAGGAAGCCGATCATGGCTTCCCGGATTGCATCCCCGACCTGTTGGATCTCGTGGACGGTCAGGTCGCAGCGGTCGAACTGGCCATCGTTGAGTTTGGAGTTTATGTGGTAGGAGACGATATCCTCTATCCGCTTCGGGGTAGGTTTCTCGAGAGAACGGACGGTCGCCTCCACGGAGTCGGCGAGCATCACTATCCCGGCCTCTTTGCTGCGGGGCAGCCCGCCGTGGTAGCGGAAGTCCGACTCTGTCACCGCCTCGCCGCCCTTCTGGCTCTCTTTGAGTGCCTTACGATAGAAGTACTCTATGCGGGTGTTGCCGTGGTGCTGGGCTATTATCTCGACGATCTCCTCGGGCAGGCCCCAGCTCCGGGCCAGTTCCACGCCGTCTTTCACGTGGCGGCGCAGGATCTTGGCCGAGAGCATCGGGGAGAGATTCTCGTGGGGATTGGAGCGTCCGATCTGGTTCTCTATGAAGTAGAGGGGGTGTTCGATCTTACCGATATCGTGGTAGTAGGAGCCCACGCGGGCCAGGAGAGCGTTGGCCTCTATCCGTTCGGCCGCGTTCTCGGCCAGGTTCCCCACCTGCATGGAGTGGCTGAACGTCCCCGGGGCCCGGCGCAAGAGCTGCTGCAGGAGTGGGTGTCCCGGGTCCGAGAGCTCGAGGAGGCGCATCGGGGTCAGAAAGTTGAAGGTGCTCTCCAGAAGCGGCAGCATGACCATCGCGATCATCAGCGAAAGGAAGCCGTTTATCAGCCCGTACCCCCCCTGGCGCAGCGCCACGTGCAGTCCCGTCCCGCCGATGAGGGAGACCGCGAAGGTTACCACGGCCATCACCACCGCCACGAACAGCCCGGCCCGCAGCAGATCCATCCGCGAATCCGCCCGCACCACGGTGTAGACGGCGAACCCCGAGGAGAGCATGAGGGTGGCCGTCAGCAGGTCGTCGTTCTGACCGATGATCCCGAAGTTCACGCTGCAGATGACGACGAGGAGGAACATCATCCTCGGCCCGAGCAGGATGGTCCCCAGGATCGAGAAGCCGGCGAGCGGGATCAGGTACGGGTTGAGCGAGAAGTAGACGAAAGCCCGGGCGACGGCGGTGAAGAGTATCGTGAGCGCAGAGGCCAGAACCAGCCGGGTCGCCACCTTGGTCTTAAGGATGCGGCGCCTGAAGCGCTCCAGGAAGTACCAGGCAACACCCATCTCGGCGGAGACCACGAGCGCCACCCCGAGCAGTGCGGTCCAGGGCTTGGTGCTGTCCGCCTTGCCCAGCGCCTTCAGCTGGGCGAGCTTCTCACGGTCCACGACCTCCCCGCGCGAGAGCACCCGCTCCCCCTGCTGCACGCTGCCCATGACGGGCCTGACCCGGGAGGCCGCCTCCCGGCGCGCCTTCTCGGTTGCGGCGCGGTCCACGACATAGTTCGGCTGCAGGAAATCCCGGCTCAGGATGCCGGTGATCCGGCCAACCTCGCCGGAGCCGCCCGATGCTTGCGCTAGCCTCAGGCGGGCTTCGGAGAGCGTTATGACCGAGGGATGCCCCTGCTGCAGGCTGCCCCCCGCGACCGCCGTCGAGCGGTAGAGGGCCGAGAGGTTGCGGAGGGTGCCCTCCTCCACGCTACGGAAGTCGTCACCGCTCATGGAGAGGAGTGAGGCGGCCACGTCACGCGGCAGGTGGAACGGTGCCGCACCCACCACCTCCGAGACCCTGCTCTCCGTCGGTCGGTGCGAGGAGCGTATCTGCCCGACCCGGTCGAAGAACCCTCTGACCTTCGCCTCCACCTCGCTCGGAACCCTGCGGTCCAGCCGGTAGACCGGCTGCACGCTGGAGGCGGCCTGCTGGCGGGCCGCCTCGGTGCGCACGGGGTCTTCGTAGGTCACGCTGCGCTGCGCGTAGACGTCGCTCCTCGCAACGCTCCCCAGGTGGTAGTCCTGCACGGAGGTCCCCAGGCCGAGCGAGGCTATCGGTCTGGTATCCATCCCGACCAGGAAGGTGAGACAAAACCAGGTCACGACGGCCAGGATGACGTAGAGCCGCCTCCTCGGTACGGCCTCCACCCGGGCGATCATGCGCTCGACCACGCCCGGCGGGCGGTGGAGCGGGTCGGGAGGTCTGGTGCCCGACGGCGGCCGGTCGTGCGCCCTGGGCCTGAAGAGCCTCATCGCAGCTCGTATCCCGTGAAGGGCGGGTAGGAGTACGTCTCCCTAGCCCTCGTCCTTCCCCTGAGCCCGCTCGTAGGCGTTGACGATACGCATCACCAGGTCGCTGCGCACGATATC
It encodes:
- the ppc gene encoding phosphoenolpyruvate carboxylase, producing MSFSARREEYADLPPGVGFASKDEPLRRDINRLGRVLGRVLIEQEGREFFETEEEVRLLCKRLRFDYEPILEEKLGRRIAGMSVRELEKLVRAFSVYFQLVNIAERYHRVRRRRQYESSDENPPQRASLGSVLLGFRESGLEAGPLRGLLARTNVTLVLTAHPTEAMRRTVRNKHSRIAEMLEEMEVRDLTWRERRRLEERLHEEVSLLWQTDELRSRRPEVRQEIERTLQFFEKPLISATLDVYRELDDELARRYPGEEFDISRVLEFGSWVGGDQDGNPMVRPETLLEALEMQRRLVLHRHLEDVRALADHLSQSARFCKVSPELRRSLRRDEERLPGLAGCSREADPEEIYRRKLLNVAARLQKTLEEPGSPEAYAGASELLEELDVIRRSLLAGGDERAASGRLKDLMRQVEVFGFHLAKLDVRQESSRLVRAASEIAQRLGAGDLLTLEEEERCSLLRFLISRGELPGRLEGLSPEASEVFETFTSIRKAQEEFSGRPVENFVLSMAHHTSDVLAVQFLARLAGLIDVSTDGGCARSRIRVSPLFETIDDLERAPEVLDALLSDPFYRSSVERDGNLQEVMLGYSDSGKDAGYITSNWALYRAQQRLAEVAREHGVVLRLFHGRGGSVGRGGGPSYEAIKAQPPGTIGGNIRITEQGEVISFKYSMQGLARRNLDTILAAVLEAGAGQDAPGPEEEWVRAMEEISARSREVYRALVYGDEGFLEFFSATTPINELSLFNIGSRPARRASRPDVESLRAIPWVFAWTQNRLLLPSWYGAGTALSEHAGGDGGLRMLRRMYDGWPFFKTLIDFMQMTLAKSDLRIAEGYTSLLTDEELRRRLWDRIAAEHAACVRSVLAITRNENLLDNNPVLQRSIRLRNPYVDPISRVQINLLRRLRSLPEDSGEREAVTRALLFTISGISSGMLNTG
- a CDS encoding deoxyguanosinetriphosphate triphosphohydrolase, with product MRGEKVLRACPASSGRLRPEPPDGIRNEFQRDRDRIIHAKAFRRLMHKTQVFIAPDGDHFRTRLTHTLEMMQISRTVARALGLNEDLTEAIALGHDLGHTPFGHTGEYALDGILASYGRSFRHNEHSLRVVDVLEKDGRGLNLTFEVRDGILNHTAEGNPATLEGRIIHFADRIAYVNHDVDDALRAGVIRAEELPRRPLEVLGERMSVRIDTLVRDLIRTSEERGEIALSERIYEPFMQLRAWLFENVYRNPRSRENEKAGGVVRALFEYYLEHPEERAKSDPDPITETTDFVAGMTDRYALSLYERIFVPRSDPDFG
- the recO gene encoding DNA repair protein RecO, which produces MAVYRSRGIVLRSMRYGEADRILDLYTADGGMVSAIAKGVRRPRSRFGGRLEPLCCVEFMAYRGRTLDTITQVETLRSFRGVKEDLARFEAAGRMVRTVRALAGGEADRRVFNLLFHALEALEGREGGFGAVEAAFGLKLASLAGYAPRLDACGVCGEEVGEVARYSPELGGVLCEACARGVGDAFALAPGAGRALASLLAGPMRLAAVEGRVEESVLRAVRAHVRAHAPGVFSMERALRRPA
- the deoC gene encoding deoxyribose-phosphate aldolase, whose translation is MRVREFAKTIDHTLLRPDATEKEIVRLCQEAVEHHFASVCVPPCYVRLAARELRGTDVKVGTVVSFPFGADVTRVKQAAVRDAISGGASEVDVVMNISRFLSGDFSYVAEELSSLTQEVSVVAMNNGLNDAVLKVIIETAYLTDEMKRLAVQMIAASGADFVKTSTGFGPAGASAKDVALLREEAPEGLAVKASGGISSLEQALEMLNAGASRLGMSRSVQVMKEAEDGGLQE
- the era gene encoding GTPase Era, with amino-acid sequence MQGGEGFRSGFVAVVGRPNVGKSTLVNRLVGAKVSITSPRPQTTRSSIRGVKNGPGYQIVFVDTPGSQKPRDALRARMQERVVASLSESDAILFLVDATQEIGRGDRYVADLIAHSGTPAIACVNKVDLLRRRDDALPVVEEVEGLGGWRDVFMTSAVSGLNLGPLESAIVELLPEGPLYFPEGQVTDYPESMIIAEYIREKALNVLREEVPHAVAVEIEEVERKENVTVIYAILHVERPSQRMIVLGEKGRTIKRIGTEARQEVERLLGTRIYLDLKVRVTPGWRRDPKFLERLGL
- a CDS encoding cytidine deaminase, whose product is MSAQRREELLRAAREASERAYAPYSGFRVGAAVLSGSGRVYTGCNVENASYGLAICAERGAVCAMVASGEREISAVAVAGSGAAPCFPCGACRQVLLEFGCREVVVEEDGRAVAYPFGEILPHAFGPEDL
- a CDS encoding diacylglycerol kinase, whose product is MSRSFEHAYQGLVYAVRTQRNMRIHVTAAVVVLVVGLLVGVSALELVALILAIMFVLVTELLNTAMEFAVDLVTEEYHPLAKLAKDVAAGAVLVSSIGAVLVGYLVLASRLGPPTLHVIETVRRSPASLTLIALGLVVLLVLLVKAITHAPSAFAGGMPSGHAAVAFGGWVAVSFTAARGPHGGIVSLIALVMALLVCQSRVEGGIHSVYQVVAGAVLGGLVSVAVFQLL
- the ybeY gene encoding rRNA maturation RNase YbeY; this translates as MLDEVGCGLLSEERATELCVAAFRRCGFDPERMGEVSVVLVDAATIHDLNLKFRRKDAPTDVLSFELDGPYGEMVGEVVICPECASPEMGVEELVVHGALHLAGMDHGEDFEGSEMARVQAEVIEDAGGARG
- a CDS encoding HD family phosphohydrolase, which gives rise to MRLFRPRAHDRPPSGTRPPDPLHRPPGVVERMIARVEAVPRRRLYVILAVVTWFCLTFLVGMDTRPIASLGLGTSVQDYHLGSVARSDVYAQRSVTYEDPVRTEAARQQAASSVQPVYRLDRRVPSEVEAKVRGFFDRVGQIRSSHRPTESRVSEVVGAAPFHLPRDVAASLLSMSGDDFRSVEEGTLRNLSALYRSTAVAGGSLQQGHPSVITLSEARLRLAQASGGSGEVGRITGILSRDFLQPNYVVDRAATEKARREAASRVRPVMGSVQQGERVLSRGEVVDREKLAQLKALGKADSTKPWTALLGVALVVSAEMGVAWYFLERFRRRILKTKVATRLVLASALTILFTAVARAFVYFSLNPYLIPLAGFSILGTILLGPRMMFLLVVICSVNFGIIGQNDDLLTATLMLSSGFAVYTVVRADSRMDLLRAGLFVAVVMAVVTFAVSLIGGTGLHVALRQGGYGLINGFLSLMIAMVMLPLLESTFNFLTPMRLLELSDPGHPLLQQLLRRAPGTFSHSMQVGNLAENAAERIEANALLARVGSYYHDIGKIEHPLYFIENQIGRSNPHENLSPMLSAKILRRHVKDGVELARSWGLPEEIVEIIAQHHGNTRIEYFYRKALKESQKGGEAVTESDFRYHGGLPRSKEAGIVMLADSVEATVRSLEKPTPKRIEDIVSYHINSKLNDGQFDRCDLTVHEIQQVGDAIREAMIGFLGPRIEYPEALPPGKPKPEPTKHTG